Proteins co-encoded in one Podospora pseudoanserina strain CBS 124.78 chromosome 7 map unlocalized CBS124.78p_7, whole genome shotgun sequence genomic window:
- the YCF1_1 gene encoding ATP-binding cassette glutathione S-conjugate transporter ycf1 (EggNog:ENOG503NXEW; COG:Q): MNCSPTTPLPFAPPPSLPTLITLPYTPPLCTPAPPKCKDHGGGVGGGVITPTICRQGDKAEQQQLGVMSIPNFQNRQRSNAKFEPFHSPCQRQLVSLARAMLTPSNILVLDEATAAVDVQTDALLQNTLRGPLFANRTIITVAHRINTILDSDRVVVLERGEVVEFDTPERLIEKRGVFYGLVREAGLAEE, translated from the exons ATGAATTGCTCACCGACTACACCTTTACCTTTtgcaccccctccttcactcCCTACCTTAATCACCTTGCCTTATACCCCCCCCCTCTGTACCCCAGCCCCCCCGAAATGTAAGGATcatggtgggggggtgggtggaggggttaTCACACCCACAATCTGCCGGCAGGGCGATAAGGCAGAGCAGCAACAACTGGGAGTAATGAGCATCCCAAACTTTCAGAATCGCCAACGGTCAAACGCCAAGTTTGAGCCTTTTCATTCACCGT GCCAACGCCAACTAGTCTCCCTTGCAAGAGCCATGCTCACCCCGTCTAATATTTTGGTTTTGGACGAAGCCACTGCCGCGGTGGACGTCCAGACTGATGCGCTGCTGCAGAACACGCTGAGGGGACCGTTGTTTGCGAACAGGACGATTATCACTGTGGCGCACAGGATTAATACTATTTTGGATAGTGATAGAGTcgtggtgttggagaggggggaggtggtggagtttgatACGCCCGAGAGGTTGAtagagaagaggggggtgttttATGGGTTGGTTAGGgaggcggggttggcggaggagtAA
- the PHO8 gene encoding vacuolar alkaline phosphatase (EggNog:ENOG503NUPA; COG:P), whose protein sequence is MQSPTSKPASGERTPLLSDGVPSRNSSDSLRRAEQEDAAIHGTPLSPTPTARTRTVRELLLFSWALLATAGVIVLAVVLQHRNSTTTPPTPTDPIPIIPGDPGTGTPYPAISSLTPKKDRKRNLIFMVSDGMGPASLSLTRTFRQHVNNLPMDDTLVLDQHFWGTSRTRSSNSWVTDSAAGATAFSCARKSYNGAIGMEPGFKPCGTVLEAAKRAGYKTGLVVTTDVTDATPACFASHVGYRWQMDEIAMQEIGEGVLGRSVDLILGGGRCHFLKNSTAGSCRQDDVDVVEIGQKKHGWGYVDDRAGFDSLKLGKNVSLPLLGLFAERDVPFEIDRRHMNDVYPSLSEMAVTALKALEEATKDSEKGFFLMIEGSRIDHAGHINDPAAQVREVLEYDKTFNAVLEFIEESDTEGVLVATSDHETGGLSTAWQAPNELPVYNWHPEVLLQANASAEYLTLLLQQHMIANPVEEQQQLQDWIREDLVEKRLGIKDALEIEINALASNPLLAMNIFSKMVSIRARIGWSTHGHSAVDVNIYSSGGPGTEDIRGNVENIEVGGFLRRYLDVDVDEITRELREKMVVDVKEAEMTGMDGHPEEWFVEVDGLVGYTTA, encoded by the exons ATG CAGTCCCCGACGTCTAAACCGGCGTCCGGGGAGCGCACGCCGCTACTATCAGATGGAGTACCCTCGCGCAACTCAAGCGACTCCCTCCGCCGCGCCGAACAAGAAGATGCCGCCATCCACGGCACCCCACTCTCACCAACGCCCACCGCCCGCACCCGCACCGTCCgcgagctcctcctcttctcctgggCCCTCCTCGCAACAGCCGGAGTAATCGTCCTGGCAGTAGTCCTCCAACAccgcaacagcaccaccaccccacccacccccaccgaccccatccccatcatccccggcGATCCAGGCACGGGAACCCCCTACccagccatctcctccctcaccccgAAGAAAGACCGCAAGCGCAACCTCATCTTTATGGTATCTGACGGCATGGGTCCTGCCTCCCTGTCTCTCACTCGAACATTCAGACAGCACGTCAATAACCTCCCCATGGATGACACCCTCGTCTTGGATCAGCACTTTTGGGGCACGTCGAGAACAAGATCGTCAAATTCATGGGTGACGGACTCTGCGGCTGGGGCTACGGCGTTTAGCTGTGCGAGGAAGAGTTACAACGGCGCTATCGGGATGGAACCTGGGTTTAAGCCCTGCGGTACGGTCCTCGAGGCTGCCAAACGGGCGGGGTACAAGACTGGTTTGGTTGTCACGACGGATGTGACGGATGCGACGCCGGCGTGTTTTGCTAGTCATGTTGGGTATCGATGGCAGATGGATGAGATTGCGATGCaggagattggggagggggtgttgggacGGTCAGTGGATttgattttggggggtggtagATGTCATTTCTTGAAGAACTCTACCGCGGGGAGTTGCAGacaggatgatgttgatgttgtggagATTGGGCAGAAGAAGCATGGGTGGGGGTATGTGGATGACAGGGCTGGGTTTGACTCGCTCAAGTTGGGGAAGAATGTGAGCTTGccgttgttggggttgtttgccGAGAGGGATGTGCCGTTTGAGATTGACCGCAGGCATATGAATGATGTCTACCCGAGCTTAAGCGAGATGGCGGTCACGGCTTtgaaggcgttggaggaggcgactAAGGATAGTGAAAAGGGCTTTTTCTTGATGATTGAGGGGAGCAGGATTGATCACGCGGGACATATCAATGATCCGGCGGCgcaggtgagggaggtgttggagtaTGACAAGACTTTTAACGCCGTGTTGGAGTTTATCGAGGAGTCGGATACGGAGGGAGTTTTGGTTGCGACGAGCGATCACGAGACGGGTGGGTTGTCGACTGCCTGGCAGGCGCCGAATGAGCTGCCTGTATACAACTGGCATCCCGAGGTTCTGCTGCAGGCGAATGCCTCGGCCGAGTATCTCACGCTACTGTTGCAGCAACACATGATCGCGAACCCGgtcgaggagcagcagcagcttcaggACTGGATCAGGGAGGAtttggtggagaagagaTTGGGGATCAAGGATGCGTTGGAGATTGAGATCAATGCTCTGGCGTCGAATCCTTTACTGGCGATGAATATCTTTTCGAAAATGGTGAGCATCCGGGCGAGGATTGGATGGTCTACCCATGGGCATTCGGCCGTGGATGTGAATATTTATAGCAGCGGGGGGCCGGGGACGGAGGATATCAGGGGAAATGTGGAGAATATTGAGGTCGGAGGGTTTTTGAGAAGGTATttggatgtggatgtggatgagaTTACTAGGGAgctgagggagaagatggtggttgatgtgaaggaggcggagatgacCGGGATGGATGGGCACCCTGAGGAGTGGtttgtggaggtggatgggctGGTGGGTTATACTACGGCTTGA
- the YCF1_2 gene encoding ATP-binding cassette glutathione S-conjugate transporter ycf1 (EggNog:ENOG503NXEW; COG:Q) has protein sequence MDEAVARFGDGLQLVLSPQPQQSSQKILFETGSFTGYHSLSSGFGHGYLSAERTLRQPLCGNEEGWGPLSPFRWDFTPCFIDVWVASVAAFGIIAGSLAIGWLIKWRKPNPVSKDWHFWTKQVLLGLIIANVAVQLAFQIISYPGIWYGDFRVYTTVATIVSLGVIFTIQWLEHERLRNANGVVLFYWLFLIIALSVKLRSLISQQIFASNLPYFVTYCVGFGLSIAEFFFEWLWPKKNSTYEALVDEEECPVEYATVFSLLTFSWMTPLMKYGYSTFLTEEDLWGLSKTDTTKATGEAFATTWEHQLKTRKNPSIWLALIRAYGGPYMLAALFKIGNDISQFTQPQLLKYLLSFVDSWNLPGVERQPVIKGASIALGMFAIAVFQTTMIHQYFQLAFVTGMRIKGGLTSAIYKKSLRLSNEGRKSKTTGDIVNYMAVDAQRLQDLTQFAQQLWSAPFQIIICLASLYQLVGWSMLAGVGVMIVMIPINGMIAKFMKNLQKKQMKNKDARSRLIAEIVNNMKSIKLYAWGAAFMNRLNYIRNDQELKNLRRIGAGQAFANFTWSSTPFLVSCSTFAVFVFSGDKPLTTDIVFPCLALFNLLTFPLAVLPMVITSIIEASVAVGRLTSFLTAEEIQPDAVIVKPAAEELGEETVTIRDASFSWNRHETKDVLHDVNFSAHKGELSCIVGRVGAGKSSFLQSVLGDLWKVKGDVEIRGSIAYVSQTSWIMNATVKENIIFGYRYDSNFYERTVKACALLDDFAQLPDGDETVVGERGISLSGGQKARVALARAVYARADIYLMDDCLSAVDSHVGRHIIDNVLGPKGLLSSKTRILATNSIPVLIQSDYICMLKDGEIAEKGTYRQLVAMKGLVFDLIKTAGQDSSGPSSQSVSPTDSGSETSTIIDAEGSSQEKDTIEEAQEGLSTLQSIKPGPSQSSPSKPKARTGSNTTLRRASAASFRGPRGKLTDEENPSRTKQAKEHSEQGKVKWSVYTEYAKTANLAAVGVYLITLIAAQTAGIGGNLWLKSWSDENTKNGSNLNAGRYLGFYLVFGVGAAALTVVQTLVLWIFCSIEVSEIDDGDAGDQVSCS, from the exons ATGGACGAGGCCGTGGCTCGCTTTGGTGACGGCCTGCAGCTGGTCTTGTCACCGCAACCGCAACAGTCGTCGCAAAAGATTCTCTTTGAGACCGGATCGTTTACAGGATACCATTCCCTCTCTTCTGGGTTTGGCCATGGGTATCTGAGCGCGGAAAGGACTTTGAGACAGCCGTTATGTGGAAATGAAGAAGGTTGGGGTCCCTTGAGCCCCTTTCGATGGGACTTTACGCCTTGCTTTATCGATGTCTGGGTGGCTTCTGTTGCTGCATTTGGAATCATTGCTGGGTCATTGGCCATCGGGTGGTTGATCAAATGGAGAAAACCAAATCCAGTTTCCAAGGATTGGCACTTTTGGACCAAACAG GTATTGCTCGgtctcatcatcgccaacgTTGCGGTTCAACTTGCGTTCCAAATCATCAGTTATCCCGGTATCTGGTACGGCGACTTTAGAGTGTACACAACCGTCGCAACTATCGTGTCTCTCGGTGTGATTTTCACCATCCAATGGCTCGAGCACGAAAGACTGCGAAACGCCAACGGTGTCGTCCTCTTCTACTGGCTATTTCTTATCATCGCCCTCTCCGTCAAACTTCGATCTCTGATCTCGCAGCAGATCTTTGCCAGCAACCTGCCCTACTTTGTCACCTATTGCGTCGGCTTTGGCCTTTCGATTGCCGAGTTTTTCTTTGAGTGGTTGTGGCCCAAGAAGAACTCTACATACGAGGCTCTGGTAGACGAAGAGGAGTGTCCCGTGGAATACGCCACTGTCTTTTCCCTTCTTACCTTCTCGTGGATGACGCCACTTATGAAGTACGGTTACTCGACTTTCCTGACAGAGGAGGATCTTTGGGGTCTTTCCAAGACAGATACCACAAAGGCCACGGGTGAGGCGTTTGCCACTACCTGGGAGCACCAACTCAAGACTCGCAAGAACCCGTCGATTTGGTTGGCGCTTATTCGTGCTTATGGTGGTCCTTATATGCTCGCTGCTCTGTTCAAAATTGGCAACGATATCTCGCAGTTTACCCAGCCCCAGCTGTTAAAGTATCTGCTCTCTTTTGTCGACTCCTGGAACCTTCCTGGCGTGGAGCGCCAGCCCGTGATCAAGGGCGCATCGATCGCTCTGGGTATGTTTGCTATCGCTGTCTTCCAGACCACCATGATCCACCAGTATTTCCAGCTTGCTTTCGTTACCGGTATGAGGATCAAGGGTGGCTTGACCTCGGCAATCTACAAGAAGTCATTGAGACTTTCGAACGAGGGCCGCAAGAGCAAGACCACCGGAGACATTGTCAACTATATGGCGGTGGACGCCCAGCGGCTGCAGGATCTTACGCAGTTCGCCCAGCAGCTGTGGTCTGCCCCTTTCCAGATTATCATCTGCTTGGCCTCGCTATACCAGCTCGTCGGATGGTCTATGCTTGCGGGTGTTGGTGTCATGATCGTCATGATTCCGATCAATGGCATGATTGCAAAGTTCATGAAGAATTTGCAAAAGAAGCAAATGAAGAACAAGGACGCCAGGAGTCGACTTATTGCCGAGATTGTGAACAACATGAAGAGCATCAAGTTGTATGCCTGGGGTGCGGCCTTTATGAACAGGCTCAACTACATCAGAAATGATCAGGAGCTCAAGAACCTGCGCAGAATTGGTGCTGGCCAGGCCTTTGCCAACTTTACATGGTCCTCGACACCCTTCTTGGTGTCCTGCTCGACATTTGCGGTGTTTGTCTTCTCTGGCGACAAGCCCCTGACCACCGACATCGTCTTCCCCTGCTTAG CCCTCTTTAACCTTCTGACTTTCCCTCTGGCGGTTCTACCCATGGTCATTACCTCCATTATCGAAGCCAGTGTTGCTGTCGGTCGCCTTACCTCGTTCCTCACCGCCGAAGAGATCCAGCCTGATGCTGTTATTGTCAAGCCAGCAGCTGAAGAGCTCGGCGAGGAGACTGTCACCATTCGCGATGCTTCCTTTTCTTGGAACCGCCACGAAACCAAGGACGTTTTGCACGATGTCAATTTCTCTGCTCACAAGGGAGAGCTGTCCTGCATCGTAGGCCGTGTCGGAGCAGGCAAGAGCTCTTTCCTGCAGAGTGTCCTTGGCGACCTCTGGAAGGTCAAGGGCGATGTTGAGATCAGAGGCTCAATCGCCTACGTCAGCCAGACCTCTTGGATCATGAATGCTACTGTCAAGGAAAACATCATCTTCGGCTATCGTTATGACTCCAATTTCTACGAAAGGACCGTCAAGGCCTGCGCTTTGCTCGATGACTTTGCTCAGCTTCCTGACGGCGACGAAACCGTAGTGGGAGAGCGCGGCATTTCTCTCAGCGGTGGCCAAAAGGCCCGTGTCGCCTTAGCCAGAGCTGTTTACGCGAGAGCTGATATTTACTTGATGGACGACTGCCTATCCGCTGTGGACTCTCACGTCGGACGTCACATTATCGATAACGTCCTTGGCCCCAAGGGTCTTCTAAGCTCCAAAACGAGAATCCTCGCCACGAACTCGATTCCAGTCTTGATCCAATCTGACTACATTTGCATGCTCAAGGATGGCGAGATCGCCGAGAAGGGAACCTACAGGCAGCTTGTTGCTATGAAGGGCTTGGTCTTTGATCTTATCAAAACCGCTGGCCAAGACAGCTCTGGGCCGAGCTCCCAATCTGTATCTCCCACAGACAGCGGCAGCGAAACATCTACCATCATTGATGCCGAGGGCAGCAGCCAAGAAAAAGATACTATCGAGGAAGCCCAGGAAGGGTTGAGTACCCTCCAGTCTATCAAACCAGGTCCCAGTCAATCGTCCCCCTCGAAACCCAAGGCTAGGACgggcagcaacaccaccctcagaCGTGCCAGTGCCGCCAGCTTCAGGGGCCCAAGGGGCAAGCTCACCGACGAAGAGAACCCTAGCAGGACCAAGCAGGCAAAGGAGCACTCCGAACAGGGCAAAGTCAAGTGGTCAG TTTACACCGAGTATGCCAAAACTGCTAATCTCGCAGCCGTTGGTGTCTACCTGATCACACTCATCGCTGCTCAAACTGCGGGAATTG GCGGGAATCTATGGCTCAAGAGCTGGTCAGACGAGAACACCAAGAACGGCTCCAATCTCAATGCTGGCAGGTATCTTGGCTTCTATCTCGTGTTCGGCGTCGGCGCTGCCGCCCTTACCGTGGTGCAAACGCTTGTTCTTTGGATCTTCTGCTCTATTGAGGTGAGTGAGATTGACGATGGCGATGCAGGCGACCAAGTATCATGCTCATAG
- a CDS encoding uncharacterized protein (COG:S; EggNog:ENOG503P1R9) produces the protein MWTQKQFTLPSRSRGSYLITDTIIKELPEIKNYKVGLLNLFIQHTSCALSLNENWDEDVRADMSDALDKIVPEQGPKGEALYRHDAEGLDDMPAHVKSALIGASVTIPIKDGKLCTGTWQGIWYLEFRAAKHSRRVVATIQGEKA, from the exons ATGTGGACCCAAAAACagttcaccctcccctcccgctctCGCGGCTCATACCTCATCAccgacaccatcatcaaggaACTCCCCGAGATCAAAAACTACAAAGTGGGCTTGTTGAACCTGTTTATCCAGCACACCTCCTGCGCGTTGAGTCTGAACGAGAATTGGGACGAGGATGTCAGGGCGGATATGAGTGATGCGTTGGATAAGATTGTGCCGGAGCAAGGGCCGAAGGGGGAGGCGCTTTATAGGCATGATGCTGAGG GGCTGGATGACATGCCTGCTCATGTCAAGAGTGCTTTGATTGGGGCTAGTGTTACTATTCCGATCAAGGATGGGAAACTG TGCACCGGAACGTGGCAGGGGATCTGGTATCTCGAGTTTAGAGCCGCCAAGCATAGTCGCCGGGTTGTTGCTACGATACAGGGCGAGAAGGCTTGa
- the DML1 gene encoding mtDNA inheritance, partitioning of the mitochondrial organelle (BUSCO:EOG09261N20; EggNog:ENOG503NW2U; COG:Z), producing the protein MHEIITLQLGQQSNYLATHFWNTQESYFTYSENDEPLIDHDVHFRPGLSPDGKTETFMPRTVIYDLKGAFGSMKKINALYEIEGEEPDPTQLDLNPTASGVCRPGKTVLQKADPIQPSPYTEALNSGLPPPRPTPDTVRYFSDFSRLYYHPRSVVQLNEFEVASRIQPFEQFSTGEELFRELDKEHDLLDRDLRYFAEEADFMQGFQVFMGVDDAWGGFGSRYLERIRDEYGAKIAIWTWGLESPLKTMPRDKRLLRLANESRSFAELYTHSSILVPLSLPSRLPPSLTNFDPTSPWHTTALFSSAVESALLPSRLRGQKKETLNTIIETLDLTGKQKVAGLQFSINSSPINDFSEGIQLDIRLSSSTVDQIDVYSIRNQNQRTPRVFSQLLTSRGFSPSETSGKEGEELDEKGRRIRKSSYEPITKTYATELAFPILDSFPEIFTVEKDEEEEKEGAEVKVKITTSLSTDSSVCTRLRKLKDTVIKSIGLEDREMLGNDLAEMAEEYHEGWSGGSDSGEDD; encoded by the exons ATGCACGAAATCATCACCCTGCAACTGGGGCAGCAGAGCAACTATCTCGCCACTCACTTCTGGAATACCCAA GAATCATACTTCACCTACTCAGAGAACGACGAGCCCCTCATCGACCACGATGTGCACTTCCGCCCCGGGCTCTCTCCAGATGGCAAAACGGAGACGTTTATGCCGCGGACGGTGATCTATGATTTGAAGGGGGCGTTTGGTTCGATGAAGAAGATTAATGCGCTTTATGAAatcgagggcgaggagccTGATCCCACCCAGTTGGACTTGAACCCGACGGCGTCTGGAGTATG TAGGCCCGGAAAGACAGTCCTCCAAAAGGCCGACCCCATTCAGCCTTCACCCTACACAGAAGCTCTGAACTCTggcctcccacctcccagaCCTACCCCCGACACAGTGAGATACTTTTCTGATTTCTCGCGGTTGTACTACCACCCACGGTCAGTCGTGCAGCTGAATGAGTTTGAGGTAGCGTCGAGGATTCAGCCTTTCGAGCAGTTCAGCACTGGAGAGGAGTTGTTTAGGGAGCTTGACAAAGAGCACGACCTCCTGGACCGCGATCTGAGGTATTTCGCCGAAGAGGCAGACTTTATGCAGGGATTTCAAGTGTTTATGGGGGTAGACGATGcttggggaggttttggatcCAGATACCTGGAGAGGATCAGGGATGAGTACGGCGCAAAGATAGCTATCTGGACTTGGGGGCTAGAATCACCACTCAAAACCATGCCACGG GATAAACGTCTCCTCCGCCTAGCCAATGAATCCCGCTCCTTCGCCGAACTCTACACCcactcctccatcctcgtccccctctccctcccctcccgcttacccccctccctcaccaacttcgaccccacctccccctggCACACAACAGCTTTGTTCTCCTCAGCAGTAGAATCCgcactcctcccctcccgtcTCCGAGGCCAAAAGAAGgaaaccctcaacaccatcatcgaaACTCTGGATCTAACCGGCAAGCAAAAGGTTGCCGGGCTACAATTCTCAATtaactcctcccccatcaatGACTTTTCCGAGGGGATCCAACTCGACATTAGactttcctcctcaacagtAGACCAAATAGACGTCTACTCCATTcgaaaccaaaaccaaagaaCACCAAGAGTCTTCAGCCAGCTGCTCACCTCCCGCGGGTTCTCCCCCTCGGAAACATCCGGcaaagaaggcgaggaacTCGATGAAAAAGGCCGACGTATCCGCAAGAGCTCTTACGAGCCGATAACCAAGACTTATGCCACTGAGCTGGCGTTCCCGATTTTGGATTCGTTTCCCGAGATTTTCACTGTTGAaaaggatgaagaggaggagaaggagggagcggaggtcaaggtcaagatcaCAACCAGCTTGTCGACCGACTCGAGCGTCTGTACTAGGTTGAGAAAGCTGAAGGACACGGTGATCAAGAGCATAGGGCTGGAGGACAGAGAGATGCTGGGGAATGATTTGGCGGAAATGGCGGAGGAGTACCATGAGGGCtggagtggtgggagtgatagcggggaggatgattgA
- a CDS encoding uncharacterized protein (EggNog:ENOG503P5FV) has translation MSPSKASLLSATTSFCHSLSAQSPPSTILSHFSSSDILIYEHGLPQLAPFLGREFKGPSGLKEYFHLLSKHLAYKDMHFSNYFADPEALKVSVRGEATFTWLSTNQSWGEVFTYVLEFDNDNKLTKYEIWADSGAAYLASQGLL, from the coding sequence ATGTCCCCAAGCAAAGCCTCCCTCCTTTCCGCCACAACCTCCTTCTgccactccctctccgctcagtcacccccctccaccatcctctcccacttctcctcctccgacattCTAATCTACGAACATGGCCTCCCCCAGTTAGCTCCCTTTCTTGGCCGAGAATTCAAAGGTCCCTCCGGCCTCAAAGAGTATTTCCATCTTCTCTCCAAGCATCTCGCCTACAAAGACATGCACTTCAGCAATTACTTTGCCGACCCCGAAGCCCTCAAGGTATCAGTCCGAGGCGAAGCAACATTCACCTGGCTCTCGACCAACCAGTCCTGGGGCGAGGTCTTTACATATGTCTTGGAGTTTGACAATGACAATAAACTGACCAAGTATGAAATCTGGGCTGATTCAGGGGCTGCCTACCTGGCCAGTCAGGGGCTGTTATAG
- a CDS encoding uncharacterized protein (EggNog:ENOG503P11Q; COG:S) gives MAPISQHSFVSTDTFVFQSTAVILGFLPRGSPVAPLCEPELTACKPQSTSVQQIENDEMILAMKTECLDSLKEYVPTTQMYDTRYFLETFAHHLPLEGGKNLMKEIIKFSVTPEKLRQLRNFLRARFSSQVIDIMLKFNLPTNPKLTMASRDSASRKKQEDLEASCLKRDGYRCVLRGAYQEQYFMTQLSAHEKTRQYWEEHTVAHILPHVLGGNLTRKTLKSINKAEDAIILAKYLPFNDFRFGFEPTREPHTYRVHVFESGIGHYQLSMEPRSVTFRQNDARNPVPLPDPHLLRVHYALGKMFNLSQENTCV, from the exons ATGGCGCCCATCTCGCAACATTCCTTCGTATCCACAGACACATTTGTGTTCCAGTCAACGGCGGTTATTC TTGGCTTTCTCCCTCGTGGAAGCCCTGTGGCCCCCTTGTGCGAGCCCGAGCTGACCGCGTGCAAACCTCAATCGACATCGGTCCAGCAGATTGAAAATGACGAGATGATTCTTGCAATGAAGACTGAATGCCTAGACTCTCTGAAGGAATATGTACCAACCACGCAGATGTATGATACAAGATACTTCTTGGAGACCTTTGCCCACCATTTACCTCTCGAGGGAGGTAAGAATCTCATGAAGGAGATCATCAAGTTCTCCGTGACTCCCGAAAAGCTGCGACAGCTAAGAAATTTCTTGCGGGCACGATTCTCAAGCCAG GTCATTGACATTATGCTCAAATTCAACCTGCCGACCAATCCAAAGTTGACCATGGCATCG AGAGATTCCGCCTCAAGAAAGAAGCAGGAAGATCTTGAAGCGTCTTGTTTAAAGCGGGACGGGTACCGCTGTGTACTGAGAGGGGCTTATCAGGAACAGTATTTCATGACCCAACTGTCCGCACATGAGAAGACGAGACAGTATTGGGAGGAGCACACTGTGGCACACATATTGCCACACGTACTTGGGGGGAATTTGACGAGAAAAACGTTGAAGAG TATCAACAAGGCGGAAGACGCCATCATACTAGCCAAATACCTGCCGTTCAACGACTTCCGGTTTGGGTTTGAACCAACACGCGAG CCTCACACCTATCGCGTGCATGTCTTCGAGAGCGGTATTGGTCACTATCAGCTGAGCATGGAACCTCGAAGCGTCACCTTTAGACAGAATGATGCTCGCAACCCTGTGCCGCTTCCAGATCCCCACCTGTTGAGAGTTCATTATGCTCTGGGAAAGATGTTCAACCTAAGTCAAGAGAATACCTGTGTATAG